The following coding sequences lie in one Longimicrobiales bacterium genomic window:
- a CDS encoding beta-ketoacyl-[acyl-carrier-protein] synthase family protein: MPDTRRNGNGVMHRVAVTGIGPITAVGTGIDRFWEGLRRERSPIRSITRFDAQPWRTRIAAEVDDFEPTDFIEPRAAKRMDRFGHFAVASARLALADAGIRPEELDPDRTAVQMGTALGGMGYAETQANAFYGGIATARSIDPRVALTTFAGAASCSVAIDLGVTGPNATNAMSCASGTIAIGEAWRLIRDGSADAALAGGVEAPLAPMCFGAFAVIRAMSTRNDDPEHACRPFDQGRDGFIMGEGACTLYLERYDHAVARGARIYAEIVGYGCTNDAYHMTAPRPDAAQAVRAMRIALAAAGITPEEIDLISPHGSSTPLNDSTESSAIKQLFGERAYALPISGTKPYHAHALGASGAIEAGVCCLAFARGWTPPTLNFERGDPACDLDYVASGGRSCTPRHALSNSFGFGGINAALVLRRSGLRD, encoded by the coding sequence GTGCCTGATACGCGACGCAACGGGAACGGCGTGATGCACCGCGTTGCCGTCACGGGCATCGGCCCGATCACGGCCGTGGGTACCGGCATCGATCGCTTCTGGGAGGGACTCCGCCGCGAGCGCTCGCCGATCCGCTCCATCACGCGGTTCGACGCGCAGCCCTGGCGTACGCGCATTGCCGCCGAGGTCGACGACTTCGAGCCGACGGACTTCATCGAGCCGCGTGCCGCGAAGCGCATGGACCGTTTCGGGCACTTCGCAGTCGCCAGTGCGCGGCTCGCCCTGGCGGACGCGGGAATCCGCCCCGAAGAGCTCGATCCGGATCGCACGGCAGTTCAGATGGGCACGGCGCTCGGCGGGATGGGCTACGCCGAGACGCAGGCAAACGCGTTCTACGGCGGCATCGCGACCGCGCGCAGCATCGACCCGCGCGTCGCGCTCACCACGTTTGCGGGCGCAGCGAGCTGTTCGGTCGCGATCGACCTGGGCGTGACGGGGCCGAACGCGACCAATGCGATGTCGTGTGCTTCCGGGACGATCGCCATCGGCGAGGCGTGGCGACTGATCCGGGACGGCAGTGCGGATGCGGCGCTCGCTGGAGGCGTCGAGGCACCACTCGCACCGATGTGCTTCGGCGCATTCGCGGTCATCCGCGCGATGAGCACGCGCAACGACGACCCGGAGCATGCCTGCCGCCCGTTCGACCAGGGGCGCGACGGCTTCATCATGGGCGAGGGCGCATGCACGCTGTACCTCGAGCGCTACGACCACGCGGTCGCACGGGGTGCACGCATCTATGCGGAGATCGTCGGCTACGGCTGCACCAACGACGCGTACCACATGACCGCGCCGCGCCCCGACGCCGCGCAGGCGGTCCGGGCCATGCGCATCGCCCTCGCCGCGGCCGGCATCACACCCGAGGAGATCGACCTGATCAGCCCGCACGGGTCTTCCACGCCCCTCAACGACTCCACTGAGAGCAGTGCGATCAAGCAGCTGTTCGGCGAACGCGCCTATGCCCTCCCGATAAGCGGGACCAAGCCGTACCACGCCCACGCACTCGGCGCGTCCGGTGCGATCGAGGCCGGCGTGTGCTGCCTCGCGTTCGCCCGCGGCTGGACACCACCCACGCTCAACTTCGAGCGGGGCGACCCCGCGTGCGATCTCGACTACGTGGCCAGCGGCGGGCGCAGCTGCACCCCGCGCCATGCGCTGTCCAACTCGTTCGGCTTCGGCGGGATCAACGCCGCCCTCGTGCTCCGCCGCTCCGGGCTGCGCGACTGA
- a CDS encoding FAD-dependent monooxygenase, whose product MHIESREVVIVGGGPAGAVAGMLLARSGHDVLLLERRSLPRRKACGDCISAGTTQLFERLGLLPAIDALRPARLRGWRIIAPDGSSFTATFDELSGGARHRGYALAVPRDRLDTALLNAAAGAGVEIRAGARVADVACDGSGTTVRLQPDTGPVHARLVIGADGLRSVVARATGSVQRSPRLRKLSLSTHAFPPRCTDGLGEMHLARGACMGIAPVTAEGDACNVTLVVKSADADVVHRGARRGAVNGARGVPRSLRLDTFVNDWRQRFPLLSSVAPIHPLEGEDWMASGPFDMPVRYVVHDGIALVGDAAGYFDPFTGQGIHQAVAGAELLAGIATAALRQTGPVRRERLAAWSAGHAELTQGMRRLQRMIDAVLAQPALANAAIRALARSAVARNALLGVTGDLRAPASLLHPRLAISTLHSLLRAS is encoded by the coding sequence ATGCACATCGAATCTCGCGAAGTCGTCATTGTCGGCGGTGGGCCCGCCGGTGCCGTCGCCGGCATGCTGCTCGCGCGCTCAGGTCACGATGTGCTGCTGCTCGAGCGCAGGAGCCTTCCGCGGCGAAAAGCCTGTGGTGACTGCATCAGCGCCGGCACCACGCAGCTGTTCGAGCGACTCGGGCTTCTCCCCGCGATCGATGCTCTCCGGCCCGCCCGCCTGCGCGGCTGGCGCATCATCGCACCCGACGGCTCGTCGTTCACTGCGACGTTTGACGAACTATCAGGAGGTGCGCGCCACCGCGGCTACGCCCTCGCGGTACCACGCGACCGGCTGGACACGGCGCTGCTGAACGCCGCGGCGGGAGCGGGCGTCGAGATCCGTGCGGGAGCTCGCGTCGCGGACGTCGCATGCGACGGGAGCGGGACGACGGTCCGATTGCAGCCGGATACGGGTCCGGTGCACGCACGGCTGGTTATCGGTGCCGATGGGCTTCGCTCGGTCGTTGCGCGTGCGACCGGCTCGGTGCAGCGATCCCCGCGGCTGAGAAAGCTGTCGCTCAGCACCCATGCTTTCCCGCCCCGCTGCACGGACGGCCTGGGTGAGATGCACCTGGCGCGTGGCGCATGCATGGGCATCGCTCCGGTCACTGCCGAAGGCGACGCATGCAACGTCACGCTCGTCGTGAAGAGCGCGGACGCGGACGTCGTGCATCGGGGCGCACGCCGCGGTGCCGTGAACGGAGCGCGCGGGGTGCCCCGGTCCCTGCGCCTCGACACCTTCGTCAACGACTGGCGCCAGCGGTTTCCGCTGCTCAGCAGCGTCGCGCCGATTCACCCGCTGGAGGGCGAGGACTGGATGGCATCCGGCCCGTTCGACATGCCCGTCCGTTACGTCGTGCACGACGGCATCGCGCTGGTCGGTGACGCGGCGGGCTATTTCGACCCGTTCACCGGCCAGGGCATTCACCAGGCCGTTGCGGGCGCGGAGCTGCTTGCGGGAATTGCCACTGCAGCCTTGCGGCAGACGGGGCCCGTACGGCGCGAACGGCTCGCCGCCTGGTCCGCCGGGCATGCAGAGCTCACGCAGGGCATGCGCCGGCTGCAACGCATGATCGATGCGGTGCTCGCGCAGCCGGCGCTCGCGAATGCGGCGATCCGTGCACTGGCTCGCAGCGCCGTCGCACGCAATGCGCTGCTCGGCGTCACCGGCGACCTGCGTGCTCCCGCCTCGCTGCTGCACCCGCGTCTGGCGATATCCACACTCCACTCACTGCTGAGGGCATCGTGA
- a CDS encoding DUF4126 domain-containing protein — protein MPTLAFLVVPLGQLVATALACGINLYATVGTLALASRYELFGFALPAELRGLENGLVIGSAAALYILEFLLDKVPFLDSAWDAIHTIVRPLAAAALVALALTPQGLEIQIAGAVLAGALAFLAHSTKAGVRVIVNRRPRRAKNIAISALEDVLAVSMALVALIVPTAAIMIGLVVVAVVLFVGPILWRAGALGMRALAARIRGFFGLRGWRSRDELPRRLRPLVEPEGVGRRAPLTARAGLTGMAGLGAYRNGWLVFDDERRLFVYQGFLRPHRLELSEPRTLRTERGVLADTVDVEDDRAKSYTLFLLKDGPGPDRIEAELRNDRSWISRSSASSASA, from the coding sequence ATGCCGACACTCGCATTTCTCGTCGTCCCCCTCGGACAGCTCGTCGCGACCGCGCTCGCCTGCGGCATCAACCTGTATGCGACGGTGGGCACGCTCGCGCTCGCGTCCCGCTATGAGCTGTTCGGCTTTGCGCTGCCCGCCGAGCTGCGCGGCCTGGAAAACGGGCTCGTCATCGGCAGCGCCGCCGCGCTCTACATTCTCGAGTTCCTGCTCGACAAGGTGCCGTTCCTGGACAGTGCCTGGGACGCGATCCATACGATCGTGCGCCCGCTGGCGGCGGCCGCCCTCGTCGCCCTGGCACTTACGCCGCAGGGGCTGGAAATCCAGATCGCCGGGGCCGTGCTCGCGGGCGCACTCGCGTTTCTCGCGCATTCCACCAAGGCCGGCGTGCGCGTCATCGTCAACCGGCGGCCGCGCCGCGCGAAGAACATCGCGATCAGTGCGCTCGAGGACGTCCTCGCCGTCAGCATGGCGCTGGTCGCGCTGATCGTACCGACCGCGGCAATCATGATCGGCCTCGTGGTCGTGGCCGTGGTGCTGTTCGTCGGGCCGATCCTGTGGCGTGCCGGTGCACTCGGGATGCGGGCACTGGCCGCCCGCATCCGCGGGTTCTTCGGACTGCGGGGATGGCGCTCACGCGACGAGCTGCCACGCAGGCTACGGCCCCTGGTGGAACCGGAGGGGGTAGGCCGGCGCGCCCCGCTCACGGCCCGCGCAGGGCTGACCGGCATGGCCGGACTCGGCGCGTACCGCAACGGCTGGCTGGTCTTCGACGACGAGCGTCGCCTTTTCGTGTACCAGGGCTTCCTGCGTCCGCATCGGCTGGAGCTCAGCGAACCACGCACACTCCGGACAGAGCGTGGCGTCCTGGCGGACACCGTGGACGTCGAGGACGACCGCGCAAAATCGTACACCCTCTTCCTGCTCAAGGACGGACCCGGCCCCGATCGCATCGAGGCCGAGCTCCGCAACGACCGATCATGGATCTCGAGGAGTTCCGCAAGTTCCGCGAGCGCATGA
- a CDS encoding carboxymuconolactone decarboxylase family protein, with amino-acid sequence MDLEEFRKFRERMNDRILEAENLEIRRFFALDGRAYEAGALDTRTKELLGLVASMVLRCDDCITYHLVRCAEEGLSDEELFEAFSVGLVVGGSIVIPHLRRAVDRLDEIRGLERGGSE; translated from the coding sequence ATGGATCTCGAGGAGTTCCGCAAGTTCCGCGAGCGCATGAACGACCGGATCCTCGAGGCCGAAAACCTCGAGATCCGCCGCTTCTTCGCCCTCGACGGCCGCGCCTACGAGGCGGGCGCGCTCGACACCCGCACCAAAGAGCTGCTCGGCCTCGTCGCGTCCATGGTGCTGCGCTGCGACGACTGCATCACCTACCATCTCGTGCGCTGCGCCGAGGAAGGGCTGAGCGACGAGGAGCTGTTCGAAGCATTCTCGGTAGGCCTGGTGGTCGGCGGTTCGATCGTGATCCCGCACCTGCGGCGGGCCGTGGATCGGCTGGACGAGATTCGCGGGCTGGAGAGGGGCGGATCGGAGTAA
- a CDS encoding RNA polymerase sigma factor RpoD/SigA: MFVSSRALDSFDQYLFDVEKYPLIEEAAEERELARRARAGDKEAAERLVTANLRFVISYVKKYQGRGLGLAELVCIGNEGLLKAVKKFDPDKGVKFISYAVWWIRQTVLQALAEQTRSVRIPLNQNSNLVKLSRTETALTQLLGRSPTDQEIADEMGEPIDTVRALRRVAASELSLDAPIDRADRDSASFGERFAGAEAEDIEETVESQAQREFLDRMFEKYLTERERKILYLYYGLDDGEERTLEEIGSLLGVTRERIRQIRNRAFEKLRESPDGEALSTFWSAN; the protein is encoded by the coding sequence ATGTTTGTCAGTTCGCGGGCTCTGGATTCGTTCGATCAGTACCTCTTCGACGTTGAGAAGTACCCGCTGATCGAGGAGGCGGCGGAGGAACGGGAGCTCGCGCGTCGTGCGCGGGCGGGGGACAAGGAAGCGGCGGAGCGGCTGGTCACGGCGAATCTTCGGTTCGTCATTTCCTACGTGAAGAAGTACCAGGGCCGTGGTCTCGGCCTGGCCGAGCTGGTTTGCATCGGCAATGAAGGGCTGCTCAAGGCGGTCAAGAAGTTCGATCCGGACAAGGGCGTCAAGTTCATCTCGTACGCGGTGTGGTGGATCCGCCAGACCGTGCTGCAGGCGCTGGCAGAGCAGACGCGCTCGGTACGCATCCCGCTCAACCAGAACTCGAACCTGGTCAAGCTGTCGCGCACGGAAACCGCGCTGACGCAGCTGCTCGGTCGCTCGCCGACCGACCAGGAGATCGCCGACGAGATGGGCGAGCCGATTGACACGGTGCGTGCGCTGCGTCGTGTTGCGGCGTCCGAGCTGTCACTCGACGCCCCGATCGATCGGGCAGATCGCGACAGCGCTTCCTTCGGTGAGCGTTTCGCCGGTGCGGAGGCCGAGGACATCGAGGAAACGGTCGAGTCGCAGGCACAGCGCGAGTTCCTGGACCGCATGTTCGAGAAGTACCTGACGGAGCGCGAGCGCAAGATCCTGTACCTGTACTACGGGCTGGATGACGGCGAGGAGCGCACGCTGGAGGAGATCGGCTCGCTGCTGGGTGTCACGCGTGAGCGGATCCGGCAGATCCGGAACCGCGCGTTCGAGAAGCTGCGGGAAAGCCCGGACGGTGAGGCGCTGTCGACGTTCTGGAGCGCGAACTGA
- a CDS encoding methyltransferase domain-containing protein, protein MKQRLAGAAERLDEHGHDEAVLRQSLEQVADVNRYLGGTRAAIRAVDQLLPDSGPGAVLDVGCGAGDIDAALVAHMRNRARDVRLTAVDVHPQIMTLARDRLRAAPGVTLVRADAAALPFEDGSFDVAIMSLTLHHFEQDLPVRVLRELGRVARAVVINDLERNWQNYAGARVLARTLWARNRLTRHDGPLSVQRAFTAAELASLARSAGLQDVRVRRRFFYRLVLTARSQASAEPTA, encoded by the coding sequence ATGAAGCAGCGGCTGGCGGGCGCAGCCGAGCGCCTCGATGAACACGGCCACGACGAGGCCGTGCTCCGGCAAAGCCTCGAACAGGTCGCGGACGTGAACCGCTACCTGGGCGGCACACGGGCCGCGATCCGCGCGGTCGACCAGCTGCTCCCCGACAGTGGACCCGGCGCAGTGCTCGATGTCGGGTGCGGCGCCGGCGACATCGATGCCGCGCTCGTGGCGCACATGCGCAACCGCGCTCGTGACGTACGGCTCACGGCTGTCGATGTACACCCGCAGATCATGACGCTGGCCAGGGACCGGCTCCGCGCCGCGCCGGGTGTGACGCTGGTCCGGGCCGACGCAGCCGCCCTGCCGTTCGAGGACGGTTCCTTCGACGTGGCGATCATGTCGCTCACGCTCCACCACTTCGAGCAGGACCTCCCCGTGCGTGTGCTGCGGGAGCTGGGCCGCGTCGCGCGGGCGGTCGTGATCAATGACCTGGAGCGCAACTGGCAGAACTATGCGGGGGCGCGCGTGCTCGCGCGCACGCTCTGGGCGCGCAACCGCCTCACCCGGCACGACGGTCCGCTGTCGGTGCAGCGGGCGTTCACCGCGGCGGAGCTCGCGTCCCTGGCGCGCAGCGCGGGGCTGCAGGACGTGCGCGTGCGACGTCGCTTCTTCTACCGGCTGGTCCTCACCGCCCGTTCGCAGGCCTCCGCAGAACCGACCGCGTAG
- a CDS encoding BamA/TamA family outer membrane protein, with amino-acid sequence MFRGSTTPPAVDAAAGFWPGQASTPKLTRVKASPAILLLLCAAPVAAQTAPAPCATGPISHIFIDNHSVFDTSDPDLSPRFGWAYRTANALHVRTREHTILRELLFEPGDCYDPFMISETERLLRSYRFLSRVDVFGVPQGDGSWHVVVDTQDEWSTRPDVRFSSDDGFTFEGVRLEEVNLLGRGQTLGVHYFERDATREYGLRYFSPQLFGTRWDLTTEIAESRAGTRAHVEIAYPFVAEVSRWAGRQSFLRDDRNFDYMLPRADGGSDHVLQPMRETFYDLAIVRRIGRSGAMTLLGGGISFQKVSYAGPALFVPNGDYERRSQLADSLDAELQPHRSEINSIRLTAMIGQRNIWYVQRRGLDSMRGEEDVRLGAEATFALGRSMPQFETDDDLAATITLYTGIEVGDAIVVLRARGDGRRDLRADVSTTEWKDIYGEAELLTYLQTRQLRRHTFFLRAAAGGGWNTVTPFQLTLGGERGLRGYRREAFPGGRRLVATAEDRIYFGWPFRDLADVGGTLFVDAGRVWRGDAPFGNDSEWQASAGFGLRVSFPAGGRSIGRLDFAWPLEKGVGLGDFRIMLSLDEIIGLSANARDAQLLRSRRETVAGELFTPRF; translated from the coding sequence ATGTTTCGTGGCTCCACGACGCCGCCAGCGGTGGATGCGGCGGCCGGCTTCTGGCCGGGACAGGCTTCGACACCTAAGCTGACGCGAGTGAAGGCGAGTCCTGCGATCCTGCTCCTCCTGTGCGCCGCCCCCGTCGCGGCGCAGACGGCACCGGCGCCGTGCGCGACCGGGCCGATCTCGCACATCTTCATCGACAACCACTCCGTCTTCGACACGTCGGATCCGGACCTGAGTCCGCGCTTTGGCTGGGCGTACCGCACGGCCAACGCGCTGCATGTCCGGACCCGCGAGCACACGATCCTGCGGGAGTTGCTGTTCGAGCCGGGCGACTGCTACGACCCGTTCATGATCAGCGAGACGGAGCGGCTGCTTCGCTCCTACCGGTTCCTCTCACGCGTCGATGTTTTCGGCGTGCCGCAGGGGGACGGCAGCTGGCACGTGGTGGTCGACACCCAGGACGAGTGGAGCACCCGTCCCGACGTGCGCTTCTCGTCGGACGACGGCTTCACCTTCGAGGGCGTGCGCCTGGAGGAGGTGAACCTGCTCGGGCGCGGCCAGACGCTCGGGGTGCATTACTTCGAGCGTGACGCGACCCGCGAGTACGGCCTGCGCTACTTCTCGCCGCAGCTCTTCGGCACTCGCTGGGACCTCACCACCGAGATCGCGGAATCCCGCGCCGGCACGCGCGCGCACGTCGAGATCGCGTATCCCTTCGTGGCGGAGGTCAGCCGGTGGGCGGGCCGGCAGAGCTTCCTGCGCGACGACCGCAACTTCGATTACATGCTCCCGCGCGCCGATGGCGGCAGCGACCACGTGCTGCAGCCCATGCGCGAAACGTTCTACGACCTGGCAATCGTGCGACGCATCGGGCGGAGCGGTGCGATGACCCTGCTGGGTGGCGGCATCAGCTTTCAGAAGGTCTCGTACGCGGGCCCGGCGCTGTTCGTGCCGAACGGCGATTACGAGCGTCGCTCGCAGCTGGCCGACAGCCTGGACGCGGAGCTGCAGCCGCACCGGAGCGAGATCAACAGCATCCGCCTGACCGCCATGATCGGCCAGCGCAACATCTGGTACGTGCAGCGTCGCGGGCTGGACAGCATGCGCGGCGAGGAGGACGTGCGACTGGGTGCGGAAGCGACATTCGCGCTCGGCCGTTCGATGCCGCAGTTCGAGACCGACGACGACCTCGCGGCCACGATCACGCTGTACACCGGCATCGAGGTCGGTGACGCGATCGTCGTGCTGCGCGCGCGCGGCGACGGCCGGCGCGACCTGCGTGCGGACGTCAGCACGACGGAGTGGAAGGACATCTACGGCGAGGCGGAGCTGCTGACGTACCTGCAGACGAGGCAGCTCCGGCGGCACACGTTCTTCCTGCGCGCCGCGGCGGGCGGCGGCTGGAACACCGTGACGCCGTTTCAGTTGACGCTCGGTGGCGAGCGCGGGCTGCGCGGCTACCGGCGCGAGGCGTTCCCGGGCGGCCGGCGGCTGGTCGCGACCGCAGAGGACCGCATCTACTTCGGCTGGCCCTTCCGCGACCTCGCCGACGTCGGCGGCACGCTGTTCGTCGACGCCGGGCGGGTCTGGCGCGGTGATGCACCATTCGGCAATGACAGTGAGTGGCAGGCGTCTGCAGGGTTCGGGCTGCGTGTTTCATTCCCTGCGGGCGGCCGCTCCATCGGCCGGCTGGACTTTGCGTGGCCGCTCGAAAAGGGGGTCGGCCTGGGCGACTTCCGGATCATGCTCTCGCTCGACGAGATCATCGGCCTGTCGGCAAACGCGCGCGACGCTCAGCTCCTGCGCTCGCGGCGTGAAACGGTGGCCGGCGAGCTCTTCACTCCACGCTTCTGA
- a CDS encoding SRPBCC family protein — protein MTILDERRMDAPCEVCFRVAADVERWPEILPHYRWVRFQERRAFGTGRVEMAAWRDFGGPLRYPTWWLSEMRVDPAEPAVYYRHVDGITRGMDVKWMFVQRPDGSTDVRITHAWNGPDWPLIGPLAWQLVISRHFVSAIAQRTLAGVAVEASRTHREVRRA, from the coding sequence GTGACGATCCTGGACGAACGCCGGATGGACGCGCCATGTGAAGTCTGCTTCCGGGTGGCCGCGGACGTGGAGCGCTGGCCGGAGATCCTGCCGCATTACCGCTGGGTGCGCTTCCAGGAACGACGCGCTTTCGGCACCGGCCGCGTCGAGATGGCCGCGTGGCGCGATTTCGGCGGGCCACTGAGGTACCCGACCTGGTGGCTCTCCGAAATGCGCGTCGATCCTGCCGAGCCGGCGGTCTACTACCGCCACGTCGATGGCATTACCCGCGGCATGGACGTGAAGTGGATGTTCGTCCAGCGGCCGGATGGCTCGACGGACGTGAGGATCACCCATGCCTGGAACGGTCCGGACTGGCCGCTGATCGGGCCCCTCGCGTGGCAGCTCGTCATCTCCCGCCACTTCGTCAGCGCCATTGCGCAGCGGACCCTCGCCGGCGTCGCCGTCGAGGCTTCACGGACTCACAGGGAGGTCCGTCGTGCCTGA
- a CDS encoding outer membrane beta-barrel protein, producing the protein MKVLVRVAAAAALMVPLFVASPASAQHYRVDFGLNGGYSWYSALLGDDELGGEDADVRFNANWLLGSQLTFWFTPRIGLRANMTYTDTDLQSDDVTFHEHVNLWSGTGDLMFRFREPNEEWLGSEFLPYVALGLGAKWINPAGDWATCGGGEDDDSSCHPFYPTGAGGFALEEATSFAGLVGLGADWRVSPNFAVRLEVNDRIYKPEVYEITGAGPAFTRSDENVASTVHEIAGQIGLHILAGLQEPPVVAVAPAPPPPPPPAPEPPPAPREESISVCVVDPTAPNGLRMQEAVYLVDEGDTVVVVNGNRQPLSTSVGTVVTASNQPWYVSGAPLVVDVGATNYEYLTYQGAVRIESDRLTYLGTVNGLPVYADRDQVADVASQLADVRQARASGDLEDILDEEDDLREAVDALQVVYVPLQPTGCVFQPLQRQQQVRKGK; encoded by the coding sequence ATGAAAGTGTTGGTGAGGGTAGCAGCGGCAGCGGCGTTGATGGTGCCGCTCTTCGTTGCGTCGCCCGCGTCCGCGCAGCATTACCGGGTCGATTTCGGCCTGAATGGCGGCTATTCGTGGTATAGCGCGCTGCTGGGCGATGACGAACTGGGGGGCGAGGATGCGGATGTGCGCTTCAACGCGAACTGGCTGCTGGGCAGCCAGCTCACCTTCTGGTTCACCCCGCGCATCGGTCTCCGTGCGAACATGACGTACACGGACACCGATCTGCAGAGCGACGATGTGACGTTCCATGAGCACGTGAACCTCTGGTCGGGAACGGGCGACCTGATGTTCCGCTTCCGTGAGCCGAACGAGGAGTGGCTGGGCTCGGAGTTCCTGCCCTACGTCGCGCTCGGTCTCGGTGCGAAGTGGATCAACCCGGCAGGTGACTGGGCAACGTGCGGTGGTGGCGAGGATGATGACTCCTCCTGCCATCCGTTCTACCCGACGGGCGCTGGCGGTTTCGCGCTCGAAGAGGCGACGTCGTTCGCGGGCCTGGTCGGGCTCGGCGCCGACTGGCGCGTGTCGCCGAACTTCGCGGTTCGTCTCGAGGTGAACGACCGGATCTACAAGCCCGAGGTCTATGAGATCACGGGTGCGGGCCCGGCCTTCACGCGCAGTGATGAGAACGTTGCGAGCACGGTTCACGAGATCGCTGGCCAGATCGGCCTGCACATCCTGGCCGGCCTGCAGGAGCCGCCGGTCGTAGCGGTTGCGCCTGCGCCGCCGCCGCCGCCGCCGCCGGCACCGGAGCCGCCGCCGGCACCGCGTGAGGAGTCGATCTCGGTCTGCGTCGTGGATCCGACGGCACCGAACGGCCTGCGCATGCAGGAGGCAGTCTACCTGGTGGACGAGGGCGACACGGTCGTGGTCGTGAATGGCAACCGTCAGCCGCTGTCCACGTCGGTCGGCACGGTCGTGACCGCCAGCAACCAGCCGTGGTACGTGAGCGGCGCGCCGCTGGTCGTCGATGTCGGTGCGACGAACTACGAGTACCTGACGTACCAGGGCGCAGTCCGGATCGAGTCGGATCGCCTGACGTACCTCGGCACGGTGAATGGCCTGCCGGTGTACGCGGATCGTGACCAGGTCGCAGACGTTGCGAGCCAGCTGGCAGATGTCCGCCAGGCCCGCGCGAGCGGCGACCTCGAGGACATTCTCGACGAGGAAGACGACCTGCGCGAGGCAGTCGATGCGCTCCAGGTCGTGTACGTCCCGCTCCAGCCGACCGGCTGCGTGTTCCAGCCGCTGCAGCGGCAGCAGCAGGTCCGCAAGGGCAAGTAA
- a CDS encoding amidohydrolase family protein, whose protein sequence is MRRARYRAQWVLPVSAPPVRDGALLIDEDGRIAAVGPDAAVPRPEDVDEVDLGSAALLPGFVNVHAHPELAALRNLLEDLPFVQWISTLRRVKLRAPLDEADLYTAALWQLAEAYAAGITTIAATEDSAASFDALLESGGRGVVYREVFGPAPEQCADAMRELSARVESMRVRESDLVRVGISPHAPYTVSDELFGATARYAAAEGLPVAVHIAESQEETDLVERGGGGFAEGLQRRGIATPVRARSPIDLLARTGVLERRPLLIHAVRIDTEDIRAIVDAGASVAHCPTANARLGHGIAPVAHLLAAGATVALGTDSVASNNRLDLLEEARTAQLMQRAAGHSHDALDPATLLRMATLDGARALGIEAECGSLERGKSADFAAVSLAGVHTRPVHDIQAALVLAARSSDVVLTVVRGRVLYHSCPAGLSQPGANNGTTGVLGNRAAHTTIDVPALRSRMDAIAERVAAARAAS, encoded by the coding sequence ATGCGACGCGCCCGTTACCGTGCACAGTGGGTCCTGCCCGTCTCCGCACCGCCGGTCCGCGACGGTGCGCTGCTGATCGACGAGGACGGCCGCATCGCTGCGGTCGGCCCCGACGCGGCGGTGCCGCGGCCCGAGGATGTGGATGAGGTCGATCTCGGCAGTGCGGCGTTGCTGCCCGGCTTCGTCAACGTGCACGCACACCCGGAGCTGGCCGCGCTGCGCAACCTGCTCGAGGACCTGCCGTTCGTGCAGTGGATCAGCACGCTCCGCCGCGTCAAGCTGCGTGCGCCACTCGATGAGGCGGATCTGTACACCGCGGCGCTGTGGCAGCTCGCGGAAGCGTACGCGGCCGGTATTACGACCATCGCGGCAACGGAGGATTCGGCGGCATCGTTCGATGCGCTGCTGGAGAGTGGCGGACGCGGCGTCGTCTACCGCGAGGTGTTCGGTCCTGCGCCGGAGCAGTGTGCGGACGCGATGCGCGAGCTGAGCGCGCGCGTGGAGAGCATGCGTGTCCGCGAGAGTGACCTGGTGCGTGTGGGCATCAGCCCGCACGCGCCGTACACGGTCTCCGATGAGCTGTTCGGCGCGACCGCGCGGTATGCAGCCGCGGAAGGACTTCCGGTTGCGGTGCACATCGCGGAGTCACAGGAGGAAACAGACCTGGTCGAGCGTGGCGGCGGCGGGTTTGCCGAAGGGTTGCAGCGCCGTGGAATCGCGACACCCGTCCGCGCGCGCTCACCGATTGACCTCCTCGCCCGCACGGGCGTCCTCGAGCGCAGGCCGCTGCTCATCCATGCAGTGCGGATCGATACGGAGGATATCAGGGCCATCGTAGACGCCGGCGCCAGCGTTGCGCACTGCCCCACCGCCAATGCGCGGCTCGGCCATGGCATCGCGCCCGTTGCACACCTGCTTGCCGCCGGCGCGACCGTCGCGCTCGGCACCGATTCGGTCGCGAGCAACAACCGCCTCGACCTGCTGGAAGAGGCCCGCACCGCGCAGCTCATGCAGCGCGCGGCCGGCCACTCACACGACGCACTGGATCCCGCAACGCTGCTGCGCATGGCAACGCTCGACGGCGCCCGCGCCCTCGGTATCGAAGCGGAATGCGGCTCACTCGAGCGCGGCAAGAGCGCCGATTTCGCGGCAGTCTCACTGGCCGGTGTCCACACGCGCCCGGTGCACGACATCCAGGCTGCGCTGGTGCTGGCAGCACGCAGCAGTGACGTCGTGCTCACCGTCGTGCGGGGCCGGGTGTTGTACCACTCGTGCCCGGCCGGGCTGTCGCAGCCGGGTGCGAACAACGGCACGACCGGCGTACTGGGCAACCGGGCCGCGCATACGACCATCGACGTGCCCGCATTGCGCAGCAGGATGGATGCGATCGCCGAGCGCGTCGCGGCAGCGCGCGCCGCGTCATGA